In Sporosarcina psychrophila, a genomic segment contains:
- the spoIID gene encoding stage II sporulation protein D, whose product MDKLLTALFIILLFFIPLLLRQTPEKVTEPGEQKVELCPVDIMIAGADKPISLEEYVVGVVAAEMPATFQEEALKAQAIAARTYALQTTDNGKKAIAPDVSAQVYSSEEKRKERWGKEFKRNEKKVRAAVEATAGDTIVYQDKMISAMFFSTSNGKTETAQNFSGNDIPYLQSVESPGEGDVEAKVERTAEIPLAKWNKTIGGKWNADSFRSLQLVRNPTGRVQKVVTSEFQASGREVRELLGLASTDFDIAFDVTNKIVHVTTTGYGHGVGMSQYGAEAYAQKGWAAEKILLHYYTGTQIKKFTLLDSQCLKTPSLANNSE is encoded by the coding sequence ATGGACAAACTACTAACAGCGTTATTCATTATACTTCTATTTTTCATCCCTCTATTATTGAGGCAGACGCCCGAAAAAGTCACTGAGCCCGGAGAACAGAAAGTGGAACTTTGCCCTGTAGACATCATGATTGCCGGTGCGGACAAGCCAATCTCGCTTGAGGAATATGTAGTGGGGGTCGTCGCAGCTGAAATGCCTGCAACGTTCCAGGAAGAGGCGCTAAAAGCTCAAGCGATTGCGGCCCGTACATATGCACTCCAGACAACAGATAACGGCAAAAAGGCAATTGCTCCTGACGTTTCCGCACAAGTTTATTCGTCAGAGGAGAAACGGAAAGAGCGATGGGGAAAAGAATTTAAGCGCAATGAAAAGAAAGTGCGTGCAGCGGTGGAAGCGACTGCGGGAGATACCATTGTTTATCAAGACAAAATGATATCGGCAATGTTTTTTTCCACATCTAATGGGAAGACTGAGACAGCACAAAACTTTAGCGGCAATGATATTCCCTATCTACAAAGTGTGGAAAGTCCCGGGGAGGGGGACGTTGAGGCAAAGGTAGAACGAACAGCCGAAATACCGCTTGCTAAATGGAATAAAACAATCGGGGGCAAGTGGAATGCCGATAGTTTCAGGTCGTTACAACTTGTACGCAATCCAACGGGCCGTGTCCAAAAAGTCGTAACTTCTGAATTCCAAGCGAGTGGTAGGGAAGTGCGTGAATTATTGGGACTAGCATCCACGGACTTTGATATCGCATTTGATGTGACAAATAAAATAGTGCATGTAACAACGACAGGATATGGTCACGGCGTTGGGATGAGTCAATATGGAGCAGAAGCATATGCTCAGAAAGGATGGGCAGCCGAGAAAATTCTTTTACACTATTACACAGGCACGCAAATAAAAAAATTCACATTACTTGATTCCCAATGTTTAAAAACTCCTTCACTTGCAAATAATAGCGAGTGA
- a CDS encoding DUF1146 family protein, whose translation MGDIIAFQPLLAIVSHTFFIAISFYALQAIMPEKIIKKNRVFQAQLLFILLSILMGWAVSNFFLELSYWSGRLPFMFG comes from the coding sequence ATGGGCGACATAATTGCATTTCAACCACTTTTGGCCATCGTATCGCATACTTTTTTTATAGCCATCTCATTTTATGCACTACAGGCAATCATGCCAGAAAAAATTATTAAAAAGAACCGTGTCTTCCAAGCACAATTATTGTTCATTTTACTCAGTATTTTAATGGGTTGGGCAGTATCGAATTTCTTTTTAGAGCTATCCTATTGGTCAGGAAGACTTCCATTTATGTTTGGCTAA
- the murA gene encoding UDP-N-acetylglucosamine 1-carboxyvinyltransferase — MDKIIINGGRVLKGNVRVEGAKNAVLPILAAALLASEGVNVIRDVPNLSDVGTINQVLKSLNANVDYTPELNEVIIDSSGTLSSEAQFEYVRKMRASILVMGPLLARNGFARVAMPGGCAIGSRPIDQHLKGFEAMGAEITFGHGHVEAKAENGLKGAKIYLDFPSVGATENIMTAAALAKGTTIIENAAKEPEIVDLANFINEMGGKVVGAGTDNIRIEGVNKLHGTIHHIIPDRIETGTFMVAAAITGGDVIIENAVPEHNAALISKMGEMGVVITELDEGVRVTAQLPLKSVDLKTMPHPGFPTDMQSQMMALMLTSTGTGIITETVFENRFMHVEEFRRMNASIKIEGRSVIITGPSELQGAEVAATDLRAAAALILGGLVAEGVTRVTELEHLDRGYVNFHGKLAALGADIVRVSPEMQTEKSAQLV, encoded by the coding sequence TTGGATAAAATAATTATCAACGGTGGACGTGTACTTAAAGGAAACGTTCGAGTCGAGGGCGCTAAAAACGCAGTATTACCGATACTTGCGGCTGCACTTCTTGCATCAGAGGGTGTAAACGTAATACGTGACGTCCCAAATCTATCAGACGTTGGGACAATAAATCAAGTACTGAAAAGTTTAAATGCGAATGTGGATTATACACCTGAATTAAATGAAGTCATTATCGATTCTTCGGGTACGCTTTCAAGTGAAGCACAGTTCGAATATGTACGGAAAATGCGTGCATCTATTCTTGTCATGGGCCCACTACTTGCGCGTAATGGCTTTGCACGCGTTGCAATGCCTGGTGGTTGTGCAATTGGATCTCGACCAATTGACCAACATTTAAAAGGCTTTGAAGCGATGGGAGCAGAAATTACATTTGGCCACGGGCACGTTGAAGCGAAAGCGGAAAACGGTTTGAAAGGCGCTAAAATTTATCTCGATTTCCCAAGTGTCGGTGCAACTGAAAATATCATGACTGCAGCGGCATTGGCTAAAGGAACGACAATCATTGAAAACGCGGCGAAGGAACCTGAAATTGTAGACCTTGCCAACTTTATTAATGAAATGGGCGGTAAAGTTGTTGGAGCTGGTACGGATAATATCCGAATCGAAGGCGTCAATAAATTACATGGCACAATTCATCATATTATACCTGATCGTATCGAAACAGGTACATTCATGGTAGCAGCTGCAATTACAGGTGGCGATGTCATCATTGAAAATGCCGTACCTGAGCATAATGCTGCACTTATTTCGAAAATGGGCGAAATGGGCGTCGTAATTACGGAATTAGATGAAGGAGTTCGCGTTACTGCACAACTGCCTTTGAAATCCGTAGATTTGAAAACAATGCCACATCCAGGTTTCCCAACAGATATGCAGTCCCAAATGATGGCGCTTATGCTAACGTCGACGGGTACTGGTATCATAACTGAAACAGTTTTTGAAAATCGTTTCATGCACGTTGAAGAATTCCGCCGCATGAATGCTTCTATTAAAATCGAAGGCAGATCGGTTATTATTACAGGACCATCTGAACTTCAAGGCGCTGAAGTGGCGGCTACGGATCTTCGTGCAGCTGCAGCCCTTATTCTTGGAGGACTTGTAGCAGAAGGCGTTACTCGTGTTACTGAACTGGAGCATCTTGACCGCGGATATGTGAATTTCCATGGTAAACTTGCTGCACTTGGAGCGGATATCGTCCGTGTTTCACCGGAAATGCAAACGGAAAAATCAGCACAACTCGTTTAA
- the atpD gene encoding F0F1 ATP synthase subunit beta, translating into MNKGHVLQVMGPVVDVKFEDGQLPSIYNALKVQIERPNAEPETLTLEVALHLGDDSVRTIAMSSTDGLQRGTVVDDMGSSITVPVGDITLGRVFNVLGEIIDLGEEIPASERRDPIHRLAPVFEELSTEVEILETGIKVVDMLAPYIKGGKIGLFGGAGVGKTVLIQELINNIAQEHGGISVFAGVGERTREGNDLFYEMTDSGVIKKTAMVFGQMNEPPGARMRVALTGLTMAEHFRDVQGANVLLFIDNIFRFTQAGSEVSALLGRMPSAVGYQPTLATEMGMLQERITSTNLGSVTSIQAIYVPADDYTDPAPATTFAHLDATTNLERKLSEMGIYPAVDPLASTSRALSPEIVGEEHYNIARQVQQTLQRYRELQDIIAILGMDELGEEDKQLVGRARRVQNFLSQNFHVAEQFTGQKGSYVQVSETIKGFSEILAGKYDHLPEDAFRLVGTIEDVIAKAKGMGVEV; encoded by the coding sequence ATGAATAAAGGACATGTTCTTCAAGTAATGGGTCCGGTTGTTGACGTTAAGTTTGAAGACGGACAACTTCCATCTATTTATAACGCATTGAAGGTCCAAATTGAACGTCCAAACGCTGAGCCTGAAACGTTGACACTTGAAGTCGCGCTACACCTCGGGGATGATTCTGTACGTACTATTGCGATGTCTTCAACAGATGGTCTACAACGTGGTACTGTAGTTGATGATATGGGTTCTTCGATTACTGTCCCAGTTGGTGACATTACACTAGGACGCGTATTTAACGTACTTGGAGAGATTATTGACCTTGGTGAGGAAATCCCGGCTTCAGAACGCCGCGACCCGATTCACCGTTTAGCTCCAGTATTCGAAGAACTTTCAACTGAAGTTGAAATTCTTGAAACAGGTATTAAAGTTGTTGATATGCTTGCTCCATACATTAAAGGTGGTAAAATCGGCCTCTTCGGTGGTGCTGGTGTAGGTAAAACAGTTCTAATACAAGAATTGATCAATAACATCGCTCAAGAACACGGTGGTATTTCCGTATTCGCAGGCGTTGGAGAACGTACTCGTGAAGGTAATGACTTGTTCTACGAAATGACAGATTCCGGCGTTATTAAGAAAACGGCAATGGTATTCGGTCAAATGAATGAGCCACCTGGTGCACGTATGCGTGTTGCATTAACTGGTCTTACAATGGCAGAACATTTCCGTGACGTACAAGGCGCGAACGTGCTTCTGTTCATCGATAATATTTTCCGCTTCACACAAGCGGGTTCTGAAGTTTCAGCACTACTTGGCCGTATGCCATCAGCAGTTGGTTACCAACCGACACTGGCAACGGAAATGGGTATGCTTCAAGAACGTATTACATCGACAAACTTAGGTTCTGTTACGTCTATCCAAGCAATTTATGTACCAGCGGATGACTATACTGACCCGGCTCCTGCTACGACGTTTGCTCACCTTGACGCAACGACGAACCTTGAGCGTAAACTTTCTGAAATGGGTATTTACCCTGCGGTTGACCCACTTGCTTCGACTTCACGTGCATTAAGCCCGGAAATCGTTGGCGAAGAGCATTACAACATTGCACGTCAAGTTCAACAAACGCTTCAGCGTTACCGTGAACTTCAAGATATCATCGCAATACTAGGTATGGATGAACTTGGAGAAGAAGATAAGCAGTTAGTTGGACGCGCACGTCGTGTTCAAAACTTCCTGTCACAAAACTTCCACGTTGCTGAGCAGTTCACAGGACAAAAAGGATCTTACGTACAGGTTTCCGAAACAATTAAAGGCTTCAGCGAAATTCTTGCAGGTAAGTACGATCACCTTCCAGAAGACGCATTCCGACTTGTTGGAACGATTGAAGACGTAATTGCTAAAGCTAAAGGTATGGGTGTTGAAGTTTAA
- the atpG gene encoding ATP synthase F1 subunit gamma gives MASLRDIENRIKSTKKTSQITKAMQMVSASKLSRAELNAKAFIPYMEKIQEVVGSIAAGTSDLSHPMMISRPVKKTGYIVITSDRGLVGGYNANILRIAKRAIETRHTSKEEVSIISIGQKGHDYFERLGFNIAESKIGLSDHPSFDEIKDIAKRAVGMFTEGEYDEVYLYYNHFVSAIASEVTEKKLLPLTDITSTAATTSYEFEPSGEAILEVLLPQYAESLIYGAVIDGKASEHASSMTAMKTATDNAADLIDSLTLSFNRARQAAITQQITEIVGGVAALE, from the coding sequence ATGGCATCTTTACGCGACATAGAAAACCGTATTAAATCGACGAAAAAGACAAGTCAGATTACGAAAGCAATGCAAATGGTCTCTGCTTCTAAATTAAGCCGTGCCGAGCTGAATGCGAAAGCGTTCATCCCATACATGGAAAAAATTCAAGAAGTTGTAGGTTCAATCGCAGCTGGAACAAGTGACTTGAGTCACCCGATGATGATATCTAGACCTGTTAAAAAGACAGGTTATATCGTGATTACATCTGACCGTGGACTTGTAGGGGGTTACAATGCTAACATCCTACGTATCGCAAAACGTGCGATTGAAACACGCCACACTTCGAAAGAAGAAGTGAGCATCATTTCAATCGGACAAAAAGGCCACGACTATTTCGAAAGACTAGGTTTCAACATAGCTGAAAGTAAGATCGGTCTATCTGACCATCCTTCTTTCGACGAAATAAAAGATATCGCGAAGCGTGCTGTTGGCATGTTCACAGAAGGCGAGTATGACGAAGTGTACTTGTATTACAACCACTTCGTTTCCGCCATCGCAAGTGAAGTGACGGAAAAGAAATTGCTTCCGCTCACTGACATCACATCGACTGCCGCTACTACTTCATATGAGTTTGAGCCTTCTGGCGAAGCAATTCTTGAAGTGCTTCTGCCGCAATACGCGGAAAGCCTTATTTATGGAGCTGTAATTGACGGAAAAGCGAGTGAACATGCTTCCAGTATGACAGCGATGAAAACTGCTACTGATAATGCAGCTGATTTGATAGATTCTTTAACACTTTCATTCAACCGTGCACGACAAGCTGCGATCACGCAACAAATTACGGAGATCGTTGGCGGCGTCGCAGCTCTTGAATAA
- a CDS encoding F0F1 ATP synthase subunit epsilon has translation MKTIKVNIVTPDGPVVETEANMIIAVTETGEIGILPGHIAMVAPLQIGGLRLQKDDSTEQIAVHGGFIEVRPDVVTVLAQSAELASSIDIDRAKKAAKLAEETLQAKKEGREHELAALDLERALNRINVYETRKK, from the coding sequence ATGAAGACAATTAAAGTCAATATCGTCACTCCCGACGGCCCTGTTGTTGAAACTGAAGCGAACATGATCATCGCAGTTACCGAAACAGGTGAAATCGGGATCCTTCCCGGCCACATCGCGATGGTCGCACCGCTTCAAATCGGTGGGCTTCGCCTGCAGAAGGATGATTCGACGGAACAAATTGCCGTTCATGGCGGTTTCATCGAAGTCCGTCCGGATGTTGTCACTGTTTTAGCACAAAGTGCAGAACTGGCTTCTTCTATTGATATCGACCGTGCTAAAAAAGCGGCGAAACTAGCAGAAGAGACACTTCAGGCAAAAAAAGAAGGCAGAGAACACGAATTAGCGGCACTGGATTTAGAACGTGCCCTCAATCGTATCAATGTCTACGAAACAAGAAAAAAATGA